One window of bacterium genomic DNA carries:
- a CDS encoding VOC family protein yields MFRKVHHIGVAVNNMEDALALYEKAGGRLIGRETSRDGKADLAMVDIGGSLIEPIAPLDDDSSVGKFIQTRGEGLHHIAFAVSDIKAELARLKKEGFDLIDESARPGFMGHMIAFIRPKSTMGALWELVEGEE; encoded by the coding sequence CAACATGGAGGACGCCCTCGCACTTTACGAAAAGGCGGGGGGGCGGCTGATCGGGCGGGAAACGTCCCGGGACGGCAAGGCCGATCTCGCGATGGTGGATATCGGCGGCAGCCTGATCGAACCCATCGCTCCGCTGGACGATGATTCCTCGGTGGGCAAATTCATCCAAACGCGCGGAGAGGGTCTCCATCACATCGCTTTTGCCGTGAGCGACATCAAGGCGGAACTGGCCCGGCTGAAAAAGGAGGGCTTCGACTTGATCGACGAATCGGCACGGCCCGGATTCATGGGGCACATGATTGCGTTCATCCGGCCGAAAAGCACGATGGGCGCCTTGTGGGAACTCGTTGAGGGAGAGGAGTAG
- a CDS encoding DnaJ domain-containing protein, with product MPSQAPFPNLESACKVLGLSPDADAEMIRRAYRRLAFDCHPDRHAGNPEMEQRFKRLSEAYRVAISAWEGAVSVDAAPLPPPVYGEDVSVEVLLDFLQVARGDVISVSCRRAVPCPKCRGGQGDDGCGTCRGKGRVKAEDIVRVHLPAGLEGGETFRVPGEGGAGLHGGLPGDLFLIVSSRRHPAFRRAGLDVHSTVKVPAFRLAEGGAVRVFTVHGATQVSIPAKTRGGRTIRLRGWGIHRQGPEGLRRGDHYVTVVQMPAKPEEWAGAAYAHYRRRMRDRGV from the coding sequence ATGCCATCACAGGCCCCGTTTCCCAATCTGGAGTCCGCTTGCAAGGTGCTCGGCCTCTCTCCCGATGCGGACGCCGAGATGATTCGCCGCGCCTACCGCCGCCTGGCCTTCGACTGCCACCCCGATCGGCATGCGGGGAACCCCGAAATGGAGCAAAGATTCAAGCGCTTGAGCGAGGCCTACCGTGTCGCCATCTCCGCCTGGGAGGGTGCCGTCTCTGTGGATGCGGCGCCGCTCCCCCCGCCGGTCTATGGCGAGGATGTGTCGGTGGAGGTGCTTCTGGATTTTCTGCAGGTGGCCCGCGGGGACGTGATCTCCGTTTCCTGCCGGCGGGCGGTTCCCTGTCCGAAATGCCGCGGAGGGCAGGGGGATGACGGTTGCGGCACCTGCCGCGGAAAGGGGCGCGTTAAGGCGGAGGATATCGTCCGCGTGCATCTTCCCGCGGGCCTTGAGGGCGGCGAGACTTTTCGCGTCCCGGGAGAAGGGGGCGCGGGTCTTCACGGCGGTTTGCCGGGCGATTTGTTCCTTATCGTCTCCTCGCGCCGGCATCCCGCCTTCCGGCGCGCCGGCCTTGACGTTCACAGCACGGTGAAGGTCCCCGCCTTCCGGCTGGCCGAGGGGGGCGCCGTCCGCGTTTTCACGGTTCACGGCGCAACGCAGGTGAGCATTCCGGCGAAGACGCGGGGGGGAAGGACAATCCGCCTGCGGGGCTGGGGGATTCACCGGCAGGGCCCCGAGGGACTCCGGCGGGGGGATCACTACGTCACCGTGGTGCAAATGCCTGCAAAGCCGGAGGAATGGGCCGGTGCGGCCTATGCCCACTACCGGAGAAGGATGCGCGATCGGGGGGTGTAG